The nucleotide sequence TTATGCCAAATTGTTAAGTTCGGGTGATTTGGGTTGATCTCAACTTCAGCATCAATTTTTGGATACTTTGGTCTGTAATCATACATTGGGATCATTTTAGCGTTAAGAACTTCTGACATCTCTTTAATAAGTGTAGCTTTTTTCTTCGCTTCTTCATTCCAACCATATAATACTTGAGGACCAGGGAAAATAGTTGCATTTTCACTTGTCAACATCACTCTTGCAACTTCTCTCATTGCAGTTTCTTCATCAACCACATCTTCCAACAAAAGTGCTTTCCCTTCTGGTGGTGTGATTACACCTTCATACGTAGCCGCAGGATACGGTGAATAATACGCAGGACCTTGGTTTGCCATAACTTCTCCTAATTAAAAATTTAAATTAAA is from Sulfurovum xiamenensis and encodes:
- a CDS encoding carbon monoxide dehydrogenase beta subunit family protein; the protein is MANQGPAYYSPYPAATYEGVITPPEGKALLLEDVVDEETAMREVARVMLTSENATIFPGPQVLYGWNEEAKKKATLIKEMSEVLNAKMIPMYDYRPKYPKIDAEVEINPNHPNLTIWHNNIKAAIFIGVHCHYANVALKIVRAETDCYTIAICGLSGHEDAMATLRDQHSHELEKFIKIAKEVKAELGK